A region from the Drosophila mauritiana strain mau12 chromosome 2L, ASM438214v1, whole genome shotgun sequence genome encodes:
- the LOC117135661 gene encoding uncharacterized protein LOC117135661 — translation MWWLLLSLSLIAPSWQENATVINPSYVTKAGCEALVKEPNLCECQEQEIKCENLQLHSDNLQLYGISCSIFDARGFGYIPPLKVGNIGSLIVQNCAIPNAESIKYLLSKLGVSNYTELEIFNYFDPKKTDRGEVLQQHYTDHESLKKVSIIGFKSTLPENFLENLPALQQLSLKGSSDLPGNILHPLKNLTHLEIVVKNLGKVSGAIFAKQSKLKHLMIDCDAKNSSVEMSAFGPQELWHMTELQSIELFNCGDNVPTELFWMSEQLAYIGIRSNISYLSKDFLKVQKKLLTLRLERNNIARLPDQLFRNTPLILEIHLAFNNLDRIQSGLFDKLKNLQVLNLEHNPITTIALNAFTPIPTAHIYVGKLFKAAKNNADWARSTNATICEEEYIYGVCIYCKRDEYLDHFADSENCNKPNPKAKDVLAKKAYENQLKAMPTHSWKKAKEYPEEEEQP, via the exons ATGTGGTGGCTACTTCTTTCGCTGTCCCTAATTGCGCCGTCGTGGCAAGAGAATGCCACAGTGATCAATCCAAGTTATGTGACCAAAGCGGGTTGTGAGGCCTTGGTCAAGGAACCAAATCTCTGCGAGTGCCAGGAGCAGGAGATCAAGTGCGAGAACCTTCAATTGCACAGTGACAATCTGCAGTTATACGGCATAAGCTGTAGCATATTCGATGCCAGGGGATTTGGTTATATACCACCTCTTAAGGTGGGCAATATTGGTTCACTGATCGTCCAAAACTGTGCCATACCAAATGCAGAAAGCATCAAATACTTGCTCAGTAAGCTGGGTGTTAGCAACTACACTGAACTGGAGATCTTCAACTATTTCGATCCCAAGAAAACCGATCGAGGAGAGGTCCTGCAGCAACACTACACGGACCACGAGAGTCTGAAGAAAGTATCCATCATTGGATTCAAGTCCACACTGCCTGAAAATTTTTTGGAAAACCTGCCGGCACTACAACAACTCTCCTTAAAGGGTAGCAGTGATTTGCCCGGTAACATTTTGCATCCTTTGAAAAATCTAACCCATTTGGAAATTGTGGTCAAGAATTTGGGCAAGGTGTCGGGTGCAATATTTGCAAAGCAATCGAAGCTAAAGCATCTGATGATCGACTGCGATGCCAAGAACAGTAGTGTCGAAATGTCCGCCTTTGGACCCCAGGAACTCTGGCACATGACCGAACTTCAGTCGATCGAGCTCTTCAATTGCGGCGATAATGTGCCAACCGAGTTGTTCTGGATGTCGGAGCAATTGGCATACATAGGAATAAGGAGCAACATCAGCTATTTGAGCAAGGACTTCCTCAAGGTGCAGAAAAAACTGCTCACCTTAAGATTGGAAAGGAACAATATAGCCAGGCTGCCCGATCAGCTTTTCAGGAACACTCCCTTGATTTTAGAGATTCACTTGGCGTTCAATAATTTGGATCGCATTCAGAG CGGCCTTTTTGACAAGTTAAAGAACCTACAGGTGCTGAACCTGGAGCACAATCCGATAACCACCATTGCCCTGAATGCCTTTACTCCCATACCAACTGCCCATATCTACGTGGGCAAACTCTTCAAGGCGGCGAAAAATAATGCCGACTGGGCTCGATCCACAAATGCAACAATCTGCGAGGAGGAGTATATCTACGGGGTGTGCATCTACTGCAAGCGAGATGAGTATCTGGACCACTTTGCCGACTCGGAGAACTGCAACAAGCCAAATCCGAAGGCCAAGGATGTGCTGGCCAAGAAGGCCTACGAGAACCAGCTGAAGGCGATGCCAACGCACTCCTGGAAAAAGGCCAAGGAAT ATCCCGAGGAGGAAGAGCAGCCCTAA